CCCGCCCTGCGCCACCTCGAGCTCGCCCTGGAGCGCAAGGCGGAGGAGTTCGCCGAGCTGGTCAAGGCCGGGCGCACGCACCTGATGGACGCCACCCCGGTCACCCTGGGCCAGGAGTTCGGCGGGTACGCCGCCCAGGTCCGCTACGGCGTCGAGCGGCTGCGCGCCGCCCTGCCGCGGCTGGCCGAGCTGCCGCTGGGCGGTACGGCGGTGGGCACCGGGATCAACACCCCGCCCGGGTTCTCGGCCGCCGTGATCGCCGAGGTGGCCCGGGCCACGGGGCTGCCGCTGACCGAGGCGCGCAACCACTTCGAGGCCCAGGGGGCTCGGGACGCGCTCGTGGAGACCTCGGGAGCGCTCCGTACGATCGCCGTCTCCCTCACCAAGATCTCCAACGATCTGCGCTGGATGGCCTCGGGCCCGCGCACCGGATTGGCCGAAATCAATCTGCCGGATCTCCAGCCGGGGTCCTCGATCATGCCGGGGAAGGTCAATCCGGTCGTCCCGGAGGCCGTGCTGATGATCGCCGCGCAGGTGATGGGGAACGACGCGACGGTCGCCGTCGCGGGCGCCGCCGGCAACTTCGAGCTCAATGTGATGCTCCCGGTGATGGCCCGGAACCTGCTCGAATCGATCCGGCTGCTCGGCAACGGGAGCCGGCTGCTGGCCGACCGCACCGTGGACGGGATCACCGCCAACGCCGAGCGGGCCAGGGAGTACGCCGAATCCTCGCCCTCGGTGGTGACCCCGCTCAACAGGTACATCGGCTACGAGGAGGCGGCCAAGGTCGCCAAGCGGGCGCTCGCCGAGCGGAAGACGATCAGGGAGGTCGTCCTGGAGTCCGGCTACGTCGACCGGGGCGAGCTCACCCTGGAGCAACTGGACGAGGCGCTCGACGTCCTGCGGATGACCCGCCCCTGAAACCGGTTCCGGACAGGGGCCGAATCCGGTCGTTTACCGCCCCCGGCCCCCTCCGTGACCTGCACCGCAGCATCTCGGAGGGGTGCCGCCCTAAGATCTGCCCATGACAGGTACCTACAGTCCCGGGGGCGGCGCGGCGCGTCCCGCCGCGCGCGGTGGGACGCGGGAGGGGCACTGGGCGCCCGGGGAGCGGATCCTCTGGCGCTACCGCGACCACGCCCCGGACCTGAAGGGCCAGTTCCACATCGCCCGGCCGGTGACGGTGGTGCAGGACACCGAGGAACTCCTCGCGGTGTGGATGGCGCCGGGCACCGAATGCGTCAAGCCGGTGCTCGTGGACGGCACTCCGGTGCACAAGGAGCCGCTCGCCACCCGCTACACCGCGCCGCGGACCACCGTACGGTCGCGCTGGTTCGGCGGGGGCGTGCTCAAGCTGGCCCGGCCCGGGGAGCCTTGGTCGGTCTGGCTGTTCTGGGACGGCGGCTGGCGGCTCAGGAACTGGTACGTGAACCTCGAGGAGCCGCGCACCCGGTGGGCCGGCGGGGTCGACTCCGTGGACCACTTCCTCGACATCGCCGTCTACCCGGACCGCAGCTGGAAGTGGCTGGACGAGGACGAGTTCGCGCAGGCGCAGCGGATCGGGCTGATGACCCCTCGGCAGGCGCGGCG
The Streptomyces sp. NBC_00091 genome window above contains:
- a CDS encoding aspartate ammonia-lyase, with the protein product MTDDQQPQAFRTEHDSMGEVRVPAHAKWRAQTQRAVENFPLSGQRIERAHIEALARIKAAAALVNAELGVVDEDVAQAIRSAAAEVAEGRWDEHFPVDVFQTGSGTSSNMNTNEVIATLATERLGREVHPNDHVNASQSSNDVFPSSIHIAATAAVTHELIPALRHLELALERKAEEFAELVKAGRTHLMDATPVTLGQEFGGYAAQVRYGVERLRAALPRLAELPLGGTAVGTGINTPPGFSAAVIAEVARATGLPLTEARNHFEAQGARDALVETSGALRTIAVSLTKISNDLRWMASGPRTGLAEINLPDLQPGSSIMPGKVNPVVPEAVLMIAAQVMGNDATVAVAGAAGNFELNVMLPVMARNLLESIRLLGNGSRLLADRTVDGITANAERAREYAESSPSVVTPLNRYIGYEEAAKVAKRALAERKTIREVVLESGYVDRGELTLEQLDEALDVLRMTRP
- a CDS encoding DUF402 domain-containing protein codes for the protein MTGTYSPGGGAARPAARGGTREGHWAPGERILWRYRDHAPDLKGQFHIARPVTVVQDTEELLAVWMAPGTECVKPVLVDGTPVHKEPLATRYTAPRTTVRSRWFGGGVLKLARPGEPWSVWLFWDGGWRLRNWYVNLEEPRTRWAGGVDSVDHFLDIAVYPDRSWKWLDEDEFAQAQRIGLMTPRQARRVEDAGRAAVDVIRAWGAPFCDGWQDWRPDPAWGVPVLPEDWDRTPAHMTS